The nucleotide window CGCCTGCATATTTTTAAGCATATGTGCTGTCATTTTAGCTACCCGTCCAAAGCCTGTAATAATAAAGCGCTTATGACGCACTGCTCGCTTACGATCATAGTAATATGCTAAAAAGGCTTCCGCTGTTAATGCTGCATTTTGCCAAATAAACGCCTCTTGCTGCAAATAGCGATGTACTGTGTGTTTCTTTAAAATGACTTCCCATTCTGGTGATAGCTTTCCAGCATGCACTAATGCTTTTTGAATACCAAGTACCATTTGCACATCGATTTGTAATGGCTGAATAGGTAATACAACAACGTCTGGATGAAACTCTAAAGCTGTTGCATTCAACTCTGCATCCCAGCTCGTTTTATTTTTGTAAAAAACAGTTCGTTCCTCACTAGCTAAATTTTTGGCTAGCACTTTCATTCGCTCATCTGTCCCAACAACTAACCAGCGCTCTGTCATTGCTCATAGCTTCTAAATGTTGTTGTCGTTTTATTAAACAAAATTCGATCCTCACCAATCAAGGCGATCTCCTCCCAAGGTATAAACGCTGCCCCTGCTTTTCTTTTTTGAAACATAAGCTTTGTTTGTGGCATTAGCTCAAAGCCGATAATCTTTCCTGTCGTCGGCTCAAACAAGCATTCTGTATCCGCTAAAAAGCCATAGCGAACACCATTTTGCATTTCAATTAACTCTTTGTCAGCAAGCTCTGATAAAAGCATATTCTCCCTCCTTTTCAGTGCTTCACCATACTATATGCATCGCACAATTTGAACGTTCGCCTAAAAGAGAATTTTATCGTTAGTAAAAAATTCTTTTATCAATCATTAAAAAAACGTCTGAAATCAAGAAAGAAAACTTGATTTCAGACGTTTTTATTTTTCTGGTCCAATAATTGCAATTGCTGGCTCCTGCAATAAAATATCAGTAATTAATTCATTAATTGTGTCCATCGAAATCGCATCGATAGACGCAAGCACTTCATCGACAGAGCGATGACGCTGATGAATTAATTCATTCAATCCATTGCGATTCATATGATCCTCTGAGCTTTCAAGACCTAACACAAAGCTACCTTTTAATTGCTCTTTAGCATTTTCCAGCTCTAGCTCTGTAATGCCTCCTGCAACGATATCAAGCAATGTTGCATCAATTGTATGCTGCATTTGGCTTAACTGCTGCTTGCTCGTGCTGCCGTAAACTGTTAATGAGCCAACATCCTCATACGATGTTTGGTAAGAATAAATAGAGTAAGCTAAGCCACGCTCCTCACGTACTTCTTGAAATAGCCTTGAGCTCATATTGCCGCCGATAATATTATTCAGTGCAATTAAGCTATAAATATCAGGATTTTTCACGCCAATTGCTGGGAAGGAAATGGCTACATGTGCCTGCTCAATATCTCGTTCTTTGATGATTTCACCAGCTGTGAAGATGGGATAAGATAAAGTTGGCTCCACTGCTTCAGCGCTCGCTTGAAACTGTCCAAATAGCTGCTCAATCGTTGCTAATAGCCCTTCTGTTATATTGCCTGCTACAGAAATAACAACATTTTGTGGACTATAATGCTTTGCCATATAATGACGAATCATTGCTTCATCAAAAGTTGCTAATGTTTCAGCTGTCCCTAAAATTGGACGCCCTAATGCATCATTTGGGTACATGACAGCCCATAGCTTTTCATGTACATCATCATCTGGTGCATCCTCACTCATATAAATTTCCTCTAATACAACTTGACGCTCACGCTCAATATCCTCTGCTGTAAGTGTTGAATTAAAGAACATATCGGCTAATACCGTTACAGCTAGCTCAGCGTGATGGTCTAACACCTTGGCATAATAACATGTATTTTCCTTTGAGGTGAAGGCGTTAATTTCGCCACCAATTCGGTCAAATAGCTCCGCAATTTGCCTTGCTGATCTCGTCGTCGTTCCTTTGAATAGCATATGCTCAATAAAATGAGTAATACCGTTTTCTTTGGGTAGCTCATAGCGAGAGCCTGCATTGACCCATATACCAACTGAAAGTGAGCGTACATGCGAAAGTTGCTCTGATACGATGCGCACACCATTTTTACACGTTGTTACTTGCACTGTCATTTTCTTTTCTCCTTCTTATCTAAATCAAGCTAAAAAAGACTGTACAAAAAAGTGTACAGTCCTTTATATTATTAGTTCATTAATAATTATGCTTGCTCAGCGCGCTCTTTTTCCTCTTTAATCACGACTTTACGTGATAGGTTGACACGCCCTTGGTTGTCAATTTCGATACATTTTACTAGCAATTGATCGCCAAGCTTTAATACGTCCTCTACAGCTTTCGTACGTTCCTCTTGAATTTCAGAAATGTGTAGTAAGCCATCTTTACCTGGGAAGATTTCACAAAATGCGCCGAATTTTTCAATACGCTTAACAGTTGATAAGTAGTATTCGCCTACCTTCGCTTCGCGTACGATCGATTCGATAATTTCTTTTGCTCGATTGTTCATTTCTTCATTTGCAGAAGAAATGTAAATTGTACCGTCTTGCTCTGTATCGATTTTTACGCCAGTTTCATCGATAATTTTGTTAATTTGCTTACCACCTGGTCCGATAACATCACGGATTTTATCAGGGTTGATTTTAATTGTAATAATTTTCGGTGCATATTTTGAAAGCGATGCACGCGGTTGATTTAATGTTGTCATCATATGCTCTAAAATATGCATACGACCGATTTTTGCCTGAGTCAACGCTTCTTCTAGAATGTTACGTGATAGGCCATCAATCTTAATATCCATTTGCAATGCTGTTACGCCTTTAGC belongs to Lysinibacillus louembei and includes:
- a CDS encoding dipicolinate synthase subunit A — encoded protein: MTERWLVVGTDERMKVLAKNLASEERTVFYKNKTSWDAELNATALEFHPDVVVLPIQPLQIDVQMVLGIQKALVHAGKLSPEWEVILKKHTVHRYLQQEAFIWQNAALTAEAFLAYYYDRKRAVRHKRFIITGFGRVAKMTAHMLKNMQADVIIFVRSVPQHCEALALGYESYLLDELPSIEAEALINTIPAKWLTQTMREQLAMPIYDLASAPGCITESVAQYELLAGLPGKYFSTDAAHLLKIAILDWRAEQCLKESALD
- a CDS encoding YlmC/YmxH family sporulation protein; this encodes MLLSELADKELIEMQNGVRYGFLADTECLFEPTTGKIIGFELMPQTKLMFQKRKAGAAFIPWEEIALIGEDRILFNKTTTTFRSYEQ
- a CDS encoding M16 family metallopeptidase; the encoded protein is MTVQVTTCKNGVRIVSEQLSHVRSLSVGIWVNAGSRYELPKENGITHFIEHMLFKGTTTRSARQIAELFDRIGGEINAFTSKENTCYYAKVLDHHAELAVTVLADMFFNSTLTAEDIERERQVVLEEIYMSEDAPDDDVHEKLWAVMYPNDALGRPILGTAETLATFDEAMIRHYMAKHYSPQNVVISVAGNITEGLLATIEQLFGQFQASAEAVEPTLSYPIFTAGEIIKERDIEQAHVAISFPAIGVKNPDIYSLIALNNIIGGNMSSRLFQEVREERGLAYSIYSYQTSYEDVGSLTVYGSTSKQQLSQMQHTIDATLLDIVAGGITELELENAKEQLKGSFVLGLESSEDHMNRNGLNELIHQRHRSVDEVLASIDAISMDTINELITDILLQEPAIAIIGPEK